Proteins from a genomic interval of Spea bombifrons isolate aSpeBom1 chromosome 4, aSpeBom1.2.pri, whole genome shotgun sequence:
- the QTRT1 gene encoding queuine tRNA-ribosyltransferase catalytic subunit 1: protein MAAPKGHALLHRVLAECPVTKARACELKLPHGPVSTPVFMPVGTQGTMKGVTADQLRDLGCEICLGNTYHLGMRPGPAIMKKANGLHGFMNWNRNLLTDSGGFQMVSLVELSEVTEEGVHFKSPYDGEEILLTPEKSIEIQNALGSDIMMQLDDVVSSTISGPRVEEAMHRSVRWLDRCIAANKNPEKQNLFAIIQGGLDPELREKCLQEMTKRDVAGFAVGGLSGGEEKDHFWKMVTLSTDHLPRDKPRYLMGVGYATDLVVCVALGCDMFDCVFPTRTARFGSALVPWGSLQLKNKMFAKDFQPIDKNCNCPTCQRYSRAYLNALFKNDTAGMHHITIHNIAYQLNLMRCVRESILQGRFPQFVQDFMKTMYGSKEKYPQWAVEALESVNITLE, encoded by the exons ATGGCGGCGCCCAAGGGACATGCATTGCTGCACCGGGTTCTGGCGGAGTGCCCAGTGACCAAAGCAAGGGCTTGCGAGTTAAAATTGCCCCATGGGCCGGTTAGCACCCCGGTGTTCATGCCCGTGGGGACCCAGGGCACCATGAAGGGAGTGACAGCCGACCAGCTGCGGGATCTGGGCTGTGAGATTTGCTTGGGAAACACCTATCACCTCGGGATGAGGCCG GGTCCTGCAATTATGAAGAAGGCGAATGGcttgcatggttttatgaactggaacagaaacCTTCTTACC GATAGTGGTGGGTTTCAGATGGTCTCCCTGGTGGAACTTTCTGAAGTCACAGAGGAAGGGGTACATTTCAAGTCCCCGTACGATGGAGAAGAAATCCTTCTTACACCAGAAAAGTCAATTGAGATTCAGAACGCTCTGG GTTCTGATATCATGATGCAGCTGGATGATGTGGTGAGCAGTACAATTAGCGGCCCTCGGGTGGAGGAAGCCATGCACAG GTCAGTCCGTTGGTTGGATCGCTGCATTGCAGCAAATAAGAACCCAGAGAAGCAAAACCTGTTCGCCATTATTCAGGGGGGACTGGACCCCGAGCTGCGAGAGAAGTGTTTGCAAG AGATGACCAAACGGGACGTTGCTGGATTCGCTGTTGGTGGTCTAAGTGGAGGAGAGGAGAAAGACCACTTTTGGAAGATGGTGACCCTCAGCACAGATCACTTACCCCGGGACAAACCTCGTTATCTCATGGGAGTTGG ATATGCAACAGACCTTGTGGTGTGCGTCGCTCTAGGTTGTGACATGTTTGATTGCGTTTTCCCCACGCGGACAGCT AGGTTCGGATCAGCGCTGGTCCCGTGGGGCTCCCTACAGCTGAAGAACAAGATGTTCGCAAAAGACTTCCAGCCTATAGACAAGAACTGCAACTGCCCCACATGTCAGCG ATATTCCCGTGCCTACCTCAATGCCTTGTTTAAAAATGACACCGCGGGAATGCATCATATTACAATTCATAACATTGCCTATCAG CTGAATTTGATGcgatgtgtgagagagagcatatTACAGGGCCGGTTCCCGCAGTTTGTCCAGGACTTCATGAAGACCATGTATGGCAGTAAAGAAAAATACCCCCAGTGGGCGGTGGAAGCTCTGGAGTCCGTTAATATCACGTTGGAGTGA